One Telluria mixta DNA window includes the following coding sequences:
- a CDS encoding ABC transporter substrate-binding protein: MNFKKTLIAAAIFAVTAPVLAQTPAGYPAGYQQLIDGAKKEGKLVIYGATDSKAAEPLITDFKSMYPGITVEYNDMNSTEVYNRFFSENAAGGDTADVLWSSAMDLQMKLAAGGYALPYKSVEAAKIPGWAVWKDMAYGTTFEPAAFVYNKRLLKPEEVPQTHADFVRIIQQPKFQDKVTTYDIEKSGVGFMFMTADARTFPQYKQLEQAFGAAKVRVQSSTGTMLERISSGENLIGYNVMGSYALVRAKNDPSLGVVLPKDYTLIISRVQFINKMAKHPNASKLWIDYMLSQRGQTIIANASKLYAIRADVTGETTSTDLIKMVGEKNIKPLPVSPAVGEYLDPALRLAFLKEWKATAGKK, from the coding sequence ATGAATTTCAAGAAGACCCTGATTGCAGCAGCTATCTTCGCCGTCACCGCACCGGTGCTGGCCCAGACCCCGGCAGGCTACCCGGCCGGCTACCAGCAACTGATCGACGGCGCGAAGAAGGAAGGCAAGCTGGTGATCTACGGCGCCACCGACAGCAAGGCCGCGGAACCGCTGATCACCGATTTCAAGTCGATGTACCCGGGCATCACGGTCGAGTACAACGACATGAACTCGACCGAAGTCTACAACCGCTTCTTCTCCGAGAACGCGGCCGGCGGCGACACGGCCGACGTGCTGTGGTCCTCGGCGATGGACCTGCAGATGAAGCTGGCCGCGGGCGGTTACGCGCTGCCGTACAAATCGGTCGAGGCGGCGAAGATCCCCGGCTGGGCCGTCTGGAAGGACATGGCCTACGGCACGACGTTCGAGCCGGCCGCCTTCGTCTACAACAAGCGCCTGCTGAAGCCCGAGGAAGTCCCGCAGACGCACGCCGACTTCGTGCGCATCATCCAGCAACCGAAATTCCAGGACAAGGTCACCACGTACGACATCGAGAAATCCGGCGTCGGCTTCATGTTCATGACGGCGGACGCGCGCACCTTCCCGCAATATAAACAGCTGGAGCAGGCGTTCGGCGCGGCCAAGGTGCGCGTACAGTCCTCGACCGGCACCATGCTGGAGCGCATCTCGTCGGGTGAAAACCTGATCGGCTACAACGTGATGGGTTCGTATGCGCTCGTGCGCGCCAAGAACGATCCGTCGCTGGGCGTCGTGCTGCCGAAGGACTACACCCTGATCATCTCGCGCGTCCAGTTCATCAACAAGATGGCCAAGCACCCGAACGCGTCGAAGCTGTGGATCGACTATATGCTGTCGCAGCGCGGCCAGACCATCATCGCCAACGCGTCCAAGCTGTATGCGATCCGCGCCGACGTCACGGGCGAAACGACGTCGACCGACCTGATCAAGATGGTGGGCGAGAAGAACATCAAGCCGCTGCCAGTCAGCCCGGCCGTCGGGGAATACCTGGATCCGGCGCTGCGCCTCGCGTTCCTGAAGGAGTGGAAGGCTACCGCAGGTAAAAAGTAA